A single region of the Chryseobacterium culicis genome encodes:
- a CDS encoding DUF4252 domain-containing protein: MKALKHIFLIVLTIGWLQSCIVSEKPNIDFFQNSKYDFKGAQFASINVPMVLAKSYIKKALREEGESEETIDLVKKASKIKVLTVTNGSNEMLNDYAQFLNDNHYEEWATIKHDGEHINIRVKQDGDAIKNMLITVGSSKNEMVFVDVKGNFTANDISKMINSVSDK; encoded by the coding sequence ATGAAGGCTCTTAAACACATTTTTCTCATTGTTCTGACAATAGGATGGCTTCAGTCATGCATTGTTTCAGAAAAACCGAATATAGATTTTTTCCAGAATTCAAAATATGATTTCAAGGGAGCTCAGTTTGCAAGTATTAATGTACCCATGGTTCTGGCTAAATCTTATATTAAGAAGGCCTTGAGAGAAGAAGGAGAAAGTGAAGAAACCATTGATCTGGTAAAGAAGGCTTCTAAAATAAAAGTACTTACCGTCACAAACGGAAGTAATGAAATGCTAAACGATTATGCTCAGTTTTTGAATGATAATCATTATGAAGAATGGGCAACTATAAAACATGATGGAGAGCATATTAACATAAGGGTAAAACAGGATGGGGATGCTATCAAAAATATGCTGATTACGGTAGGTTCGAGTAAGAATGAAATGGTCTTTGTAGATGTGAAAGGAAATTTCACCGCGAATGATATTTCAAAAATGATTAATTCTGTTTCTGATAAATAA